A genomic region of Vibrio ziniensis contains the following coding sequences:
- the fliQ gene encoding flagellar biosynthesis protein FliQ: MTPEYVVTIISQAVWLIILIVAVLVIPGLIVGLSVAVFQAATQINEQTLSFLPRLIVTLLMVIFAGHWMIRQIMELFEYLFLNIPGMLG; encoded by the coding sequence ATGACTCCTGAATACGTCGTCACCATTATCTCCCAGGCAGTTTGGTTAATTATTCTCATTGTTGCTGTGCTGGTCATACCGGGGCTTATTGTTGGTCTTAGTGTTGCTGTATTTCAGGCAGCAACGCAGATCAACGAACAAACGTTAAGCTTCTTACCTCGCCTTATCGTCACATTGTTGATGGTGATTTTTGCAGGACACTGGATGATCCGCCAGATTATGGAGTTATTTGAATACCTGTTTCTGAACATACCGGGAATGCTTGGCTGA
- the fliN gene encoding flagellar motor switch protein FliN, with translation MSDSLDSLNFDDDELNFAQFHLDESNEDIVIKDAPKTERDLSFFKNIPVTVTLEVASKELSLGELMKAGEGSVIELDKLNGEPLDVKVNGSLLGHAEVVIVNEKYGLRLIDIIDSALTTVG, from the coding sequence ATGAGCGACTCTTTAGACTCTTTGAACTTTGATGACGATGAACTGAACTTTGCTCAGTTTCACCTTGATGAATCCAACGAGGATATCGTGATCAAAGATGCCCCAAAAACAGAAAGAGACTTAAGCTTTTTCAAAAATATTCCTGTCACAGTAACACTTGAAGTTGCCAGTAAAGAACTTTCTCTGGGCGAGTTGATGAAGGCGGGTGAAGGTTCAGTAATTGAACTGGATAAGCTTAACGGTGAACCGCTAGATGTTAAGGTCAATGGTTCATTATTAGGCCATGCTGAAGTTGTTATCGTAAACGAAAAGTACGGTTTACGCCTGATTGACATTATCGACTCAGCTTTGACAACTGTCGGCTAA
- a CDS encoding OmpA family protein, translated as MFVVVFSLLMMASSFVSYADEVIDVPMDLSAWNYKEERAACNLIHTEVPHGKFYFRSERNHQITFDFKSSNKSESWKYASLSTLTPPWIEPEQVTLMSQGYASSPTHFSFRSNIDKLLKSIEEGKWLKLSLKDSSGSQSVDLILPSIRVQQAISEFLECKKKLPSITYAEAKDTYVYYASGQKTLSTDQLLILNNLVSYIRWDDQISQVLIDGHTDSTGSRLMNINVSKQRAEEVAQYLDKLGIGKDKMQIRAHGSRYPMTSNDTEQGRSKNRRVVIRIVKNDESVVQASPPAPINQ; from the coding sequence ATGTTTGTTGTCGTTTTTTCTTTACTGATGATGGCTTCTTCTTTTGTATCTTATGCTGATGAAGTAATAGATGTGCCTATGGATTTGTCTGCGTGGAATTATAAAGAGGAACGAGCTGCTTGTAATTTAATCCATACGGAAGTTCCGCATGGGAAGTTTTATTTCCGCTCTGAACGAAATCACCAGATTACATTTGACTTCAAGTCTTCCAATAAATCGGAGTCGTGGAAATATGCAAGCCTTTCTACGTTGACTCCCCCTTGGATTGAACCAGAGCAAGTCACTTTAATGAGCCAGGGCTACGCGAGTTCGCCTACGCATTTTTCATTTCGTTCAAATATAGACAAATTATTGAAATCTATTGAAGAAGGTAAGTGGCTCAAACTTTCGTTGAAAGATAGCTCGGGCTCTCAATCAGTAGATTTGATATTACCGTCGATTCGTGTTCAACAAGCGATCTCTGAGTTTCTTGAATGTAAGAAGAAGCTTCCTTCAATCACTTACGCTGAAGCAAAAGACACCTATGTGTATTACGCAAGTGGTCAAAAAACGCTGAGTACAGACCAGCTTCTAATTTTAAATAATCTTGTAAGTTACATCCGATGGGATGATCAAATCTCACAAGTATTAATTGATGGCCACACCGATAGTACTGGTTCAAGGCTGATGAATATTAACGTTTCTAAGCAGCGTGCTGAAGAAGTGGCACAATATTTGGATAAACTAGGAATAGGTAAAGATAAAATGCAGATTCGAGCACATGGTTCCCGATATCCGATGACTAGTAATGACACAGAGCAAGGACGCTCAAAAAATCGCCGCGTAGTGATTCGTATCGTTAAAAATGACGAAAGTGTTGTTCAAGCTTCTCCTCCAGCACCAATTAATCAGTGA
- the fliP gene encoding flagellar type III secretion system pore protein FliP (The bacterial flagellar biogenesis protein FliP forms a type III secretion system (T3SS)-type pore required for flagellar assembly.) — MNKPLSLFRLGVLALVLSLFSLPTLAVENGLTIFSVTDGNTQEEYSVKLQILLLMTALSFIPAFIMMATSFTRIIVVLAILRQALGLQQSPPNRVLVGIALALTILIMRPVWSDVYEHSFKPYDQGEITLMEAFSVAEKPVRNFMLAQTHQSSLEQMLRIANEPLDQNIEDISFAVVLPAFVISELKTAFQIGFMLFIPFLVIDLVIASVLMAMGMMMLSPLIVSLPFKLIIFVLVDGWAMTVGTLSASFAP, encoded by the coding sequence ATGAATAAGCCGCTTTCTTTATTTAGGTTAGGTGTACTGGCGTTAGTATTGTCGTTGTTTTCTCTACCAACACTGGCTGTAGAAAATGGTTTGACAATTTTCAGTGTTACTGACGGTAACACTCAGGAAGAGTACAGTGTAAAACTGCAAATACTGTTACTTATGACAGCATTAAGTTTTATACCTGCTTTTATTATGATGGCCACCAGTTTCACACGCATCATCGTAGTCCTCGCCATCCTTCGTCAGGCTCTTGGCCTTCAGCAAAGTCCACCAAACAGAGTATTGGTTGGTATCGCGCTTGCGCTTACGATTTTGATCATGCGCCCTGTATGGAGTGACGTATACGAACACTCTTTTAAGCCATACGATCAGGGTGAAATTACCTTAATGGAAGCGTTTTCAGTTGCAGAAAAGCCAGTACGTAACTTCATGCTTGCTCAAACTCATCAAAGTTCTCTTGAGCAAATGTTACGTATTGCTAACGAGCCTTTAGATCAGAATATAGAAGACATTTCATTTGCTGTTGTTCTACCGGCATTTGTGATCAGCGAATTGAAAACCGCCTTTCAAATCGGCTTTATGCTGTTTATCCCTTTTCTAGTAATCGATTTAGTGATTGCGAGTGTGCTCATGGCCATGGGGATGATGATGCTATCCCCGCTTATCGTTTCCTTGCCGTTCAAATTAATCATCTTTGTACTTGTAGATGGCTGGGCAATGACCGTCGGCACTCTTTCAGCTAGCTTTGCTCCATAA
- a CDS encoding FliM/FliN family flagellar motor switch protein, translated as MSKKNHNINSEVKTLNVELLGKPIHIIRDRLEKIINDSSNGLISELQNWLNSQFIDINTKSLEIFELQATSFNMRAVSQYSHEASGSLFIHFDEKTLIKFSDRFYGTDIVRKHSVITSSDKRLQDRVGKLICQWIAPKEMWQAKDEDISCGIGLKAELNVSIGTEHCGELTLIFDNQLVQTLIAQLDLQPNEDLKPQFQRSLKNTPVKLNVLLSKKSMPLSDVLSLSPQDILPIELLSTAPVSIGNAPLFTGRVAEQDGQLVLILN; from the coding sequence ATGTCAAAAAAAAATCATAATATAAATTCAGAAGTAAAAACTCTAAATGTAGAATTATTAGGCAAACCAATTCATATCATTCGTGACAGGTTAGAAAAAATCATTAATGACTCTAGTAATGGATTAATATCTGAATTGCAAAATTGGCTTAATAGCCAATTTATTGATATCAATACTAAATCATTAGAAATATTTGAATTGCAAGCCACAAGCTTTAATATGAGAGCGGTTTCACAGTACAGTCATGAAGCAAGTGGCTCTTTATTTATTCATTTCGATGAAAAAACACTAATTAAATTTTCAGATCGTTTTTATGGCACGGATATTGTACGTAAACACAGCGTAATAACTAGCAGTGACAAACGTCTGCAAGATAGAGTTGGAAAACTCATATGTCAGTGGATTGCACCAAAAGAAATGTGGCAAGCCAAAGATGAGGACATTTCTTGTGGGATTGGACTAAAAGCTGAGCTGAATGTATCCATCGGCACGGAACATTGTGGTGAGTTGACACTTATTTTTGATAACCAACTGGTACAAACACTGATTGCTCAACTTGACTTACAGCCGAACGAAGATCTGAAACCTCAGTTTCAACGCTCACTAAAAAATACACCAGTAAAACTGAATGTGTTGTTAAGCAAGAAATCGATGCCTCTTAGTGACGTACTGAGTCTTTCACCACAAGACATTCTTCCAATTGAGCTACTGTCTACTGCCCCCGTCAGTATCGGTAACGCACCACTGTTTACAGGTAGAGTTGCTGAACAAGATGGTCAACTCGTTTTAATTTTGAACTAA